A part of Sulfurifustis variabilis genomic DNA contains:
- the murC gene encoding UDP-N-acetylmuramate--L-alanine ligase, with protein MCGIAEVLHNQGYRVTGSDAREGTNTRRLQSLGVPVHIGHDTRLIGAADVVVISSAVSGDNPEVVAARAAKIPVIPRAEMLGELMRLSRGIAVAGTHGKTTTTSLIASCLAAGGLDPTFVIGGRLNSAGANARVGKGEYLVAEADESDASFLHLQPLIAVVTNIDADHMATYGGDFGRLKHAFVEFLHNLPFYGLAVLCLDDPSVAEIAPRVHKPVLTYGTRPGADLRACDIRADGLRMRFRVERAADPAFMEVTLNHPGRHNVLNALAAIAVAFEVGVKREAICEALADFAGIDRRFQINGNIAVDGGEVTLVDDYGHHPREIAATVEAARAAWPGRRLVVAFQPHRYTRTHDLLDDFAAVLAEVDALLLTEVYAAGEPPISTADGRALARAIRARGKVDPVFVADVQALPEMLKDVLQPNDVLLTLGAGNIGQVAAALPRAVAARRMG; from the coding sequence ATGTGCGGCATCGCCGAGGTCCTGCACAACCAGGGCTACCGCGTCACCGGTTCGGACGCCCGCGAAGGCACCAACACGCGGCGCCTGCAGTCGCTCGGCGTCCCCGTGCACATCGGGCACGACACCCGGCTGATCGGCGCCGCGGACGTGGTGGTGATTTCGTCCGCGGTGAGCGGGGACAACCCGGAGGTCGTCGCGGCGCGCGCGGCGAAGATCCCGGTGATCCCCCGCGCCGAGATGCTGGGCGAGCTCATGAGGCTGTCGCGCGGGATCGCGGTCGCGGGCACGCACGGCAAGACCACCACGACGAGCCTCATCGCGAGCTGTCTGGCGGCGGGCGGGCTCGATCCCACCTTCGTCATCGGCGGGCGCCTGAACAGCGCCGGGGCGAACGCGCGCGTCGGCAAGGGCGAGTACCTGGTCGCCGAAGCGGACGAGAGCGACGCCTCGTTCCTGCACCTTCAGCCGCTGATCGCGGTCGTCACGAACATCGACGCCGATCACATGGCGACCTATGGAGGGGATTTCGGCCGACTGAAGCACGCCTTCGTCGAGTTCCTGCACAACCTCCCGTTTTACGGGCTCGCGGTGCTTTGCCTCGACGATCCGTCGGTGGCGGAGATCGCGCCCCGGGTGCACAAGCCCGTGCTCACCTACGGGACCCGGCCCGGCGCCGACCTGCGTGCCTGCGACATCCGCGCGGACGGCCTGCGAATGCGCTTTCGCGTGGAACGGGCGGCCGATCCGGCCTTCATGGAAGTGACGCTGAACCACCCGGGCCGGCACAACGTGCTGAACGCCCTGGCGGCGATCGCCGTGGCGTTCGAAGTGGGCGTGAAGCGCGAGGCGATCTGCGAGGCGCTCGCGGACTTTGCGGGCATCGACCGCCGCTTTCAGATCAACGGAAACATCGCCGTCGACGGAGGCGAGGTGACCCTGGTCGACGACTACGGCCATCACCCGCGGGAGATCGCCGCGACCGTCGAGGCGGCGCGCGCCGCCTGGCCGGGGCGGCGCCTGGTCGTCGCCTTCCAGCCGCACCGCTACACGCGCACGCACGACCTGCTCGACGACTTCGCCGCGGTGCTCGCCGAGGTCGACGCGCTCCTGCTGACGGAGGTGTATGCGGCCGGCGAACCCCCGATCAGCACCGCCGACGGGCGCGCGCTCGCCCGCGCCATCCGCGCGCGCGGCAAGGTCGATCCGGTCTTCGTTGCCGACGTGCAGGCGCTTCCCGAGATGCTCAAGGACGTGCTGCAGCCGAACGACGTGCTGCTCACGCTCGGCGCCGGAAACATCGGCCAGGTGGCCGCGGCGCTGCCGCGCGCGGTCGCGGCTCGGAGGATGGGATGA
- the murB gene encoding UDP-N-acetylmuramate dehydrogenase: protein MTALQNPTGLRGRLLEDEPMARHTSWRAGGPAERFYIPADIDDLVAFLARLSADEPIHWVGLGSNLLVRDRGVRGTVIATGGALSGLSLLDPERIRAEAGVASAKVARFSVEHGLTGAEFLAGIPGTIGGALAMNAGAFGGEFWSLVEAVEVVDRHGERRTRPASEYRVGYRSVEAPAQEWFLAAVLKLRQGELPNGKMLIKSLLAKRGATQPTQLPNAGSVFKNPPGDHAARLIEAAGLKGVCMGAACVSELHANFIVNTGGATAGEIERLIEHVRATVERRFGVRLEPEVRIIGEAA, encoded by the coding sequence ATGACCGCCCTCCAGAACCCGACCGGTCTGCGCGGACGGTTGCTCGAGGACGAGCCGATGGCACGTCACACGAGCTGGCGCGCCGGCGGACCGGCCGAGCGCTTCTACATCCCCGCCGATATCGACGATCTGGTGGCTTTCCTCGCGCGCCTGTCGGCGGACGAACCCATCCACTGGGTCGGCCTCGGCAGCAACCTGCTCGTGCGCGACCGGGGCGTGCGCGGAACGGTGATCGCGACCGGTGGCGCTCTGAGCGGGTTGTCGCTGCTCGACCCGGAGCGCATTCGCGCGGAGGCGGGCGTCGCGAGCGCGAAGGTAGCCCGTTTCAGCGTCGAGCACGGCCTGACGGGTGCCGAGTTCCTCGCCGGCATCCCCGGCACGATCGGCGGCGCGCTCGCGATGAACGCGGGCGCCTTCGGCGGCGAGTTCTGGTCTCTCGTGGAGGCGGTCGAAGTGGTGGACCGTCACGGCGAACGGCGCACGCGTCCCGCGAGCGAGTACCGCGTCGGTTACCGCTCGGTGGAGGCGCCGGCGCAAGAGTGGTTTCTCGCCGCCGTACTGAAGCTCCGGCAGGGCGAGCTCCCCAACGGGAAGATGCTCATCAAGTCGTTGCTGGCGAAGCGCGGCGCGACGCAGCCGACGCAGCTCCCGAACGCCGGTTCGGTCTTCAAGAACCCGCCCGGCGACCACGCGGCGCGGCTCATCGAGGCCGCCGGCCTCAAGGGGGTCTGCATGGGCGCGGCGTGCGTCTCCGAGCTGCACGCGAACTTCATCGTGAATACCGGTGGCGCTACCGCGGGCGAAATCGAGCGCCTCATCGAGCACGTGCGCGCCACCGTGGAGCGTCGCTTCGGTGTCCGCCTCGAGCCCGAAGTGCGAATCATCGGGGAGGCGGCTTGA
- a CDS encoding D-alanine--D-alanine ligase: protein MKREYGKVAVLLGGRSAEREISLMSGTAVLEALQRQGVKAHPFDPAERPLEDLKSEQFARAFIALHGRYGEDGTVQGALELMGIPYTGSGVLASALGMDKWRTKLVWQALGIRTPRHALLEPATDLAQIAAGLGLPLIVKPAREGSTIGITKVTRAEDLPAAYHKAAERDRLVLAEEFVSGAEVTVAILQDTALPLVRVEAAGGFYDYEAKYFSDETRYYCPSGLPAAQERAIQEQALQAYRAVGCEGWGRVDAMLDAGGNPCFLEVNTSPGMTGHSLVPMAAREAGITFDELVLRILETADATR, encoded by the coding sequence TTGAAGCGCGAGTACGGGAAGGTGGCGGTGTTGCTCGGCGGACGCTCGGCGGAACGCGAAATCTCGCTCATGAGCGGCACCGCCGTGCTCGAGGCTCTTCAGCGCCAGGGCGTGAAGGCGCATCCGTTCGATCCGGCGGAGCGGCCGCTCGAGGATCTCAAGAGCGAGCAGTTCGCGCGCGCCTTCATCGCGCTTCACGGCCGCTACGGCGAAGACGGGACGGTCCAGGGCGCGCTCGAGCTCATGGGTATTCCCTACACGGGCAGCGGCGTGCTCGCTTCCGCGCTCGGCATGGACAAGTGGCGCACCAAGCTCGTGTGGCAGGCGCTGGGAATCCGGACGCCGCGACACGCGCTGCTCGAGCCCGCGACGGATCTCGCGCAGATCGCCGCCGGGCTCGGCCTGCCGCTGATCGTGAAGCCGGCGCGGGAGGGCTCGACGATCGGCATCACCAAAGTCACCCGCGCCGAGGACCTGCCGGCCGCCTACCACAAGGCGGCCGAGCGCGACCGGCTCGTGCTGGCCGAGGAATTCGTGAGCGGTGCCGAGGTGACGGTCGCCATCCTTCAGGACACCGCTCTGCCTCTGGTGCGGGTGGAGGCGGCCGGCGGCTTCTACGACTACGAGGCCAAATACTTCTCGGACGAAACGCGCTACTACTGCCCGAGCGGTCTGCCGGCGGCGCAGGAACGGGCCATTCAGGAACAGGCGCTGCAGGCCTATCGCGCGGTGGGATGCGAGGGTTGGGGCCGGGTGGACGCCATGCTCGATGCCGGCGGCAACCCCTGCTTCCTCGAGGTCAACACCTCGCCCGGCATGACGGGCCACAGTCTCGTGCCGATGGCGGCGCGCGAGGCCGGGATTACCTTCGACGAGCTCGTATTGCGGATCCTGGAGACGGCCGATGCGACGCGCTGA
- a CDS encoding cell division protein FtsQ/DivIB, translated as MRRAEATKPRADRGALRTGALLLLALGLLVSVSYGVDWALRTQNFPVASIRFEGPFRRVTHAELESAVLPLVRANFFLVDLDAVKRQLEDIPWVHRVSVRRAFPQDLHVEFTEQRVVARWRDDAWLNASGEVVHVQVTDAEGLPRLEGPDGTAAQVLAAYEDFGRALAPAGLKLAGASLTPRRSWRLDLEGPEELRLTLVLDHEQPQKRLARFARFYATTLASQAGAVRLVDLRYTNGFAVEWRRREGMRVAGATAPRNEG; from the coding sequence ATGCGACGCGCTGAAGCGACGAAGCCGCGTGCCGATCGCGGCGCCCTTAGAACCGGCGCGCTGCTCCTGCTCGCGCTGGGGCTGCTGGTCTCGGTCTCCTACGGCGTCGACTGGGCGCTGCGCACGCAGAATTTTCCGGTCGCGAGCATCCGCTTCGAGGGCCCGTTCCGCCGCGTGACGCACGCGGAACTCGAGAGCGCCGTGCTGCCGCTCGTGCGAGCCAATTTCTTTCTGGTCGATCTCGACGCGGTGAAGCGGCAGCTCGAAGACATTCCGTGGGTGCACCGGGTCTCGGTCCGCCGTGCCTTTCCGCAGGACCTGCACGTGGAATTCACCGAGCAGCGAGTGGTTGCGCGATGGCGTGACGACGCCTGGCTGAACGCGAGCGGAGAGGTCGTCCACGTTCAAGTCACGGATGCGGAGGGCCTGCCCCGTCTCGAAGGTCCCGACGGGACGGCGGCCCAGGTGCTGGCGGCCTACGAGGACTTCGGTCGCGCGCTTGCTCCAGCGGGATTGAAGCTGGCAGGCGCCTCGCTGACGCCGCGGCGCAGCTGGCGCCTGGATCTCGAAGGGCCGGAGGAACTCCGGCTGACGCTCGTGCTCGACCACGAGCAACCGCAGAAGCGGCTCGCCCGGTTTGCGCGCTTCTACGCCACGACGCTCGCATCGCAGGCGGGCGCGGTACGTCTGGTGGACCTGCGGTACACGAACGGATTCGCAGTCG